One window from the genome of Pelodictyon luteolum DSM 273 encodes:
- the gatA gene encoding Asp-tRNA(Asn)/Glu-tRNA(Gln) amidotransferase subunit GatA translates to MQFSSYEDLRSRLLSHAVTCEAVARHYLDRIRSHEGDNIYITVFENEALQRARSLDLKLAGGGTPGRLFGMPMAIKDNISMKGAPLTCASKMLEGYTSVYDATAVLRLEAEDAIFLGKTNMDEFAMGSSNENSAFGPVPNPFDNQRVPGGSSGGSAAAVAAGLAMVALGSDTGGSVRQPAGFCDIVGLKPTYGRISRYGLVAFASSFDQIGVLALNCDDAALVLEVMAGVDGKDATSSAHPVPAYAAEMTDVSLKGLRIGVPEEFFNESLNPDVASVVRAKLEELRLQGAELVNLTLPQSDYAIAAYYILVTAEASSNLARFDGARYGYRSEAADDLSSMYVKSRTEGFGAEVKRRIMLGTYVLSAGYYDTYYKKAQQVRRLFQDRYREALKGVDVIAGPTSPFPPFGIGDKTADPLEMYLADVFTVPASIVGMPALSVPVGYDSLGLPVGIHLICNFFEEGKMLGIARHMQRPDSSRIPAPSNH, encoded by the coding sequence ACTGCTGTCGCATGCGGTGACGTGTGAAGCGGTGGCCCGCCACTACCTCGACCGCATACGAAGCCACGAGGGCGACAACATATACATAACGGTGTTCGAGAATGAGGCTCTGCAGCGGGCCCGTTCACTCGACTTGAAGCTCGCTGGAGGCGGGACTCCCGGCCGGCTGTTCGGCATGCCGATGGCCATCAAGGACAACATCTCGATGAAGGGGGCCCCGCTTACCTGCGCTTCGAAAATGCTTGAGGGATACACGAGCGTCTATGACGCCACAGCCGTGCTCCGCCTTGAAGCCGAGGATGCCATCTTTCTCGGCAAGACCAATATGGACGAGTTCGCCATGGGCAGCTCGAACGAAAACTCGGCGTTCGGTCCTGTGCCGAACCCGTTCGATAACCAACGGGTGCCGGGTGGCAGTTCCGGCGGATCGGCAGCTGCCGTGGCAGCAGGCCTCGCCATGGTGGCCCTTGGATCCGACACGGGTGGTTCAGTCCGCCAGCCGGCAGGGTTCTGCGATATCGTAGGACTGAAGCCTACCTACGGAAGGATCTCCCGCTACGGTCTCGTGGCATTCGCTTCCTCGTTCGACCAGATCGGCGTGCTTGCCCTGAACTGCGATGATGCCGCGCTCGTGCTTGAGGTGATGGCAGGAGTCGATGGCAAGGATGCGACATCCTCCGCGCATCCGGTTCCAGCATACGCAGCCGAAATGACGGACGTCAGTCTCAAAGGGCTCCGGATCGGCGTTCCCGAAGAGTTTTTCAACGAGAGCCTGAACCCCGATGTTGCCAGTGTCGTACGAGCCAAGCTTGAGGAGCTGCGTCTGCAGGGTGCCGAGCTTGTCAACCTCACCCTTCCGCAGAGCGATTATGCAATCGCGGCCTACTACATCCTCGTCACGGCTGAGGCATCATCCAACCTTGCCCGCTTCGACGGTGCCCGGTACGGGTACCGTTCGGAAGCGGCCGATGACCTCTCCTCGATGTACGTGAAGTCGAGGACCGAAGGGTTCGGGGCTGAAGTGAAGCGTCGCATCATGCTCGGTACCTACGTGCTCTCTGCAGGCTACTACGATACCTACTACAAGAAGGCCCAGCAGGTCCGCCGTCTCTTCCAGGACCGCTACCGCGAGGCGCTCAAGGGGGTTGACGTCATCGCCGGCCCCACTTCACCCTTTCCTCCGTTCGGCATCGGCGACAAGACGGCAGACCCTCTTGAAATGTACCTGGCCGATGTGTTCACGGTGCCTGCCAGCATCGTCGGCATGCCGGCCCTCAGTGTTCCCGTGGGCTATGACAGCCTCGGCCTTCCGGTGGGCATCCACCTTATCTGCAATTTCTTCGAGGAGGGGAAAATGCTCGGCATCGCCCGCCACATGCAGCGGCCGGACTCCTCACGCATACCAGCTCCCAGCAACCATTAA
- a CDS encoding lipopolysaccharide biosynthesis protein, whose product MLLGKLKLLFKDTLIYGTSTILARSLNYLLVPLYANQLSTFDNGIQTLVYANIAIANVIFSYGLETSYLKTASDAIRLQKDERPLFSTAFISLFTTATLFTAILFLLAPSVSSMIGLSPAEQPFIRYAAVILWIDTLLVIPFAELRLKRQAVRFAVARIAGVVAVVISAFILLGPLQAGLGGAFLSNILGSLLTLILLFPVLRRLRAAFSFADLRDMLRIGLPYVPTGIAGLLIHLIDRNILIRMSSGDIERIYGKGLEASDVVGIYGRVVAFGVVLQLLIQVFRFAWQPFFLQHSNDPDAKRLFRHVLSISTMLTMFMALAATFFVPDLVRYHYGGALYLLPPGYWIGLSVLPWIFLSYVFDMVSTNLSAGILITGTTRYLPVVTFAGASVTGLFCWWLIPLSGMEGAAYAIVAGTVVMCMMMAYYSLRAYPVQHDWGKLSLLLVGGIGAGWAGVSASALLPDGSWVGPGFKGALLGFYLLFSVLMFRPESGLLFAKLRSRTRRRS is encoded by the coding sequence ATGCTGCTTGGAAAGCTCAAGCTTCTCTTCAAGGATACCCTCATCTACGGGACGAGCACGATACTGGCCCGCAGCCTCAACTATCTGCTCGTCCCGCTCTACGCCAACCAGCTCTCGACCTTCGACAACGGTATCCAGACGCTGGTGTACGCGAACATCGCCATCGCCAATGTCATCTTTTCCTATGGTCTTGAAACCTCGTACCTGAAGACCGCTTCCGATGCGATCCGCCTGCAGAAGGATGAGCGCCCGCTCTTCTCGACGGCCTTCATCTCACTCTTTACGACCGCAACCCTTTTTACCGCGATACTCTTTCTGCTTGCTCCATCGGTTTCCTCCATGATCGGCCTATCGCCCGCCGAACAGCCCTTCATCCGCTATGCGGCCGTGATTCTCTGGATCGACACCCTGCTCGTGATTCCTTTTGCGGAGCTTCGCCTCAAGCGCCAGGCCGTGCGATTCGCCGTGGCGCGCATCGCGGGCGTCGTGGCCGTTGTCATCAGTGCCTTCATCCTCCTCGGGCCCCTGCAGGCGGGCCTCGGCGGTGCATTTCTCTCCAATATTCTTGGTTCCCTCCTTACCCTCATCCTGCTCTTTCCTGTCCTCCGCCGCCTCCGGGCGGCGTTCTCGTTCGCCGACCTTCGCGATATGCTTCGTATCGGCCTTCCCTACGTGCCGACAGGCATCGCCGGCCTCCTTATCCACCTCATAGACCGCAACATCCTGATCCGTATGTCCTCCGGCGATATCGAGCGCATCTATGGCAAAGGTCTCGAGGCTTCCGACGTGGTGGGTATCTACGGCAGGGTAGTGGCGTTCGGGGTGGTGCTGCAGCTGCTCATCCAGGTGTTCAGGTTCGCATGGCAGCCCTTTTTCCTCCAGCACTCCAACGACCCCGATGCCAAACGGCTGTTCCGCCACGTCCTCAGCATTTCGACCATGCTCACCATGTTCATGGCGCTTGCGGCAACCTTTTTCGTGCCGGATCTGGTGCGCTACCATTACGGGGGGGCCCTTTACCTGCTCCCTCCCGGCTACTGGATAGGCCTCTCGGTGCTGCCGTGGATTTTTCTGAGCTATGTGTTCGACATGGTTTCAACCAACCTTTCGGCCGGCATCCTCATCACGGGGACGACCCGGTACCTGCCGGTCGTGACCTTTGCGGGTGCATCGGTGACCGGTCTTTTCTGCTGGTGGCTGATTCCTCTGTCGGGGATGGAGGGAGCGGCTTACGCCATCGTTGCCGGTACGGTGGTGATGTGCATGATGATGGCCTATTATTCCCTGCGTGCATACCCGGTGCAGCATGACTGGGGAAAACTCTCTCTTCTGCTTGTCGGGGGTATCGGGGCCGGCTGGGCCGGTGTATCGGCCTCTGCGCTCCTGCCGGACGGCTCGTGGGTCGGGCCCGGCTTTAAAGGAGCACTGCTCGGTTTCTACCTGCTCTTTTCCGTCCTCATGTTCCGCCCTGAATCCGGGCTCCTCTTTGCAAAGCTGCGCAGCAGGACCCGGCGGCGCAGCTAG
- the sucD gene encoding succinate--CoA ligase subunit alpha, with protein sequence MSVLVNKDTRLVVQGITGGEGTFHTSQILEYGTNVVAGVTPGKGGVLYHGNDRDKFCRPVPVFNTVKDAVEKAEANATVIFVPAAFAADAIMEAADAGLKVIICITEGIPVNDMMKAYAFVQEKGAVLVGPNCPGVITPGEAKIGIMPGFIHKKGTIGVVSRSGTLTYEAVHQLTSVGLGQSTCIGIGGDPIIGTRFIDAVKLFAKDDETEGLIMIGEIGGSAEEEAAEYIRKYFKKPVVGFIAGRTAPPGRRMGHAGAIVSGGKGTAEEKIKAMEAAGIHVVDSPADIGEAMLKALGR encoded by the coding sequence ATGAGTGTATTGGTCAACAAGGATACCCGCCTGGTCGTCCAGGGCATCACCGGCGGCGAGGGGACCTTCCATACTTCCCAGATTCTTGAGTACGGCACCAACGTTGTTGCTGGCGTGACGCCCGGCAAGGGCGGGGTGCTGTACCACGGCAACGACCGCGACAAGTTCTGCCGCCCCGTTCCGGTATTCAACACCGTGAAGGACGCTGTTGAGAAAGCCGAGGCGAATGCCACGGTGATTTTCGTGCCGGCCGCTTTTGCCGCCGACGCCATCATGGAGGCCGCCGATGCGGGGCTGAAGGTCATCATCTGCATCACCGAGGGCATTCCGGTGAACGACATGATGAAGGCATATGCATTTGTCCAGGAGAAGGGCGCGGTGCTTGTCGGGCCGAACTGCCCTGGCGTCATCACCCCCGGTGAAGCGAAAATCGGCATCATGCCGGGCTTCATCCACAAGAAGGGCACCATCGGCGTGGTTTCGCGCAGCGGCACCCTGACCTATGAGGCCGTCCACCAGCTGACGAGCGTCGGGCTCGGCCAGTCGACCTGCATCGGCATCGGCGGCGACCCTATCATCGGCACCCGCTTCATCGATGCCGTAAAGCTTTTTGCCAAGGACGATGAAACCGAAGGACTCATCATGATCGGCGAAATCGGCGGCAGCGCCGAGGAAGAAGCTGCCGAGTACATCAGGAAATATTTCAAGAAACCGGTTGTCGGCTTCATCGCAGGCCGCACCGCGCCTCCGGGCCGCAGGATGGGCCATGCCGGCGCCATCGTTTCGGGCGGCAAAGGTACTGCAGAGGAGAAGATCAAGGCGATGGAGGCCGCAGGCATCCACGTCGTCGACAGCCCTGCCGATATCGGCGAAGCAATGCTGAAAGCGCTCGGCCGCTAA
- a CDS encoding KpsF/GutQ family sugar-phosphate isomerase has translation MKRAASPDSLTEKGRRILLQEAEAILRMAERLDGSFSSAVSLLAGCKGKIIISGMGKSGIIGQKMAATMSSTGSTAVFLHPAEAAHGDLGIVQKHDVVIGLSKSGTTEELNFIIPPLRQIGVKIIAMTGSRRSFLGENADITLDTGIGTEACPYDLAPTTSTTAMLAMGDALAIALMEEKQFTQRDFALSHPKGALGRRLTVRVGDIMAKGDAVPVVHESSSLSDLILEMTSKRYGVSAVVDSDGRLKGIFTDGDLRRLVQKGEEFLSRTAGDVMTAGPKTAGPDMLAKECLDILETWRITQLMVCDALNRPIGLIHLHDLLTLGL, from the coding sequence ATGAAGAGAGCTGCATCCCCCGATTCCCTCACCGAAAAAGGCCGCCGGATCCTCCTGCAGGAAGCCGAGGCCATCCTCCGTATGGCCGAACGCCTCGACGGCAGTTTTTCAAGTGCAGTGAGCCTTCTTGCAGGCTGCAAGGGCAAGATCATCATATCCGGTATGGGCAAATCGGGCATCATCGGCCAGAAAATGGCGGCCACCATGTCCTCGACCGGCTCGACTGCAGTCTTCCTCCACCCGGCCGAAGCCGCCCACGGCGACCTTGGCATCGTCCAGAAACACGATGTTGTCATCGGCCTCTCCAAAAGCGGTACCACCGAGGAGCTCAACTTCATCATTCCACCGCTCCGCCAGATCGGAGTGAAAATCATCGCCATGACCGGAAGCCGCCGTTCTTTTCTCGGTGAGAACGCCGACATCACGCTCGATACCGGCATCGGCACCGAAGCCTGTCCCTACGACCTTGCTCCGACAACTTCCACAACCGCCATGCTCGCCATGGGAGACGCTCTGGCCATTGCGCTCATGGAGGAGAAACAGTTCACACAACGTGACTTCGCCCTCAGCCACCCCAAAGGCGCACTCGGTCGGCGCCTGACCGTCCGTGTCGGCGACATCATGGCAAAGGGAGATGCGGTTCCGGTGGTTCACGAAAGCTCGTCCCTTTCGGACCTGATCCTTGAAATGACTTCAAAGCGCTACGGGGTCAGTGCCGTTGTCGATAGCGATGGGCGCCTGAAAGGGATCTTCACCGACGGTGACCTCCGCCGCCTTGTCCAGAAAGGCGAAGAGTTCCTCTCACGGACTGCAGGCGATGTCATGACGGCCGGCCCGAAAACCGCCGGGCCTGACATGCTCGCAAAAGAGTGCCTCGACATCCTCGAAACCTGGCGCATAACGCAGCTCATGGTCTGCGACGCCCTGAACCGCCCTATAGGCCTCATCCACCTGCATGACCTGTTGACACTCGGTCTCTGA